A region from the Ovis aries strain OAR_USU_Benz2616 breed Rambouillet chromosome 22, ARS-UI_Ramb_v3.0, whole genome shotgun sequence genome encodes:
- the NFKB2 gene encoding nuclear factor NF-kappa-B p100 subunit isoform X2, with product MDSCYDPGLDGIIEYDDFKFNPSIVEPKEPAPETADGPYLVIVEQPKQRGFRFRYGCEGPSHGGLPGASSEKGRKTYPTVKICNYEGPAKIEVDLVTHSDPPRAHAHSLVGKQCSELGVCAVSVGPKDMTAQFNNLGVLHVTKKNMMEIMIQKLQRQRLRSRPQGLTEAERRELEQEAKELKKVMDLSIVRLRFSAFLRASDGSFSLPLKPVISQPIHDSKSPGASNLKISRMDKTAGSVRGGDEVYLLCDKVQKDSVFPVDDIEVRFYEDDENGWQAFGDFSPTDVHKQYAIVFRTPPYHKMKIERPVTVFLQLKRKRGGDVSDSKQFTYYPLVEDKEEVQRKRRKALPTFSQPFGGGSHMGGGSGGSAGGYGGAGGGGGSLGFFPSSLAYSPYQSGAAPMGCYPGGGGGAQMAAETPSVDAGEEAAEPSAPPGTPEREQQAPELLHRAREYNARLFGLAQRSARALLDYGVTADARSLLAGQRHLLTAQDENGDTPLHLAIIHGQTTVIEQIAHVIYHAPHLGVVNITNHLHQTPLHLAVITGQTKVVSFLLQVGADPALLDRHGDSAVHLALRAGASAPDMLCTLLRSGVPAMPQLLHVPDFEGLYPVHLAVRARSPECLDLLVENGAEVEAAERQGGRTALHLATEMEELGLVTHLVTKLRANVNARTFAGNTPLHLAAGLGSPTLTRLLLKAGADVHAENEEPLCPLPSPPTSGSDSDSESPERDTRGSFRGHTPLDLTRSSKVKTLLLNAAQDTMAPPLTPPSPAGPEIPLEDTVLQNLEHLLDGPGAQGSWAELAERLGLRSLVDTYRRTASPSGSLLRSYQLAGGDLAGLLNALSDMGLEEGVRLLKGPETQEKLPSTEVKEDSAYGSQSVEQETEKLGPPPEPPGGLCHGRPQPQVH from the exons ATGGACAGTTGCTACGACCCA ggtctggatggcatcattgaataTGATGATTTCAAATTCAACCCGTCCATTGTGGAGCCCAAGGAGCCAGCCCCAGAGACAG ctgATGGTCCCTACCTGGTGATTGTGGAACAGCCTAAGCAG CGAGGCTTCCGATTTCGATATGGCTGTGAAGGCCCTTCCCATGGAGGACTGCCAGGTGCCTCTAGCGAGAAGGGCCGGAAGACTTATCCCACGGTCAAG ATCTGTAACTACGAGGGACCTGCCAAGATTGAGGTGGACCTGGTAACACACAGTGACCCACCTCGTGCCCATGCTCACAGTCTGGTGGGCAAACAGTGCTCGGAGCTGGGGGTCTGCGCAGTGTCTGTGGGGCCCAAGGACATGACTGCCCA ATTTAACAACCTGGGTGTCCTCCATGTGACTAAAAAGAACATGATGGAGATTATGATACAAAAACTTCAGAGGCAGCGTCTTCGCTCCAGGCCCCAGGGCCTTACGG AGGCTGAGCGTCGAGAGTTGGAGCAGGAGGCCAAGGAACTGAAGAAGGTGATGGATCTGAGCATTGTGCGACTGCGCTTTTCTGCCTTCCTTCGAGCCAGTGATGGCTCCTTCTCTCTGCCCCTGAAGCCAGTTATCTCCCAGCCCATACATGACAGCA AGTCTCCTGGAGCCTCAAACCTGAAGATTTCTCGAATGGACAAGACAGCTGGCTCTGTGCGGGGTGGAGATGAGGTTTATCTGCTCTGTGACAAGGTGCAGAAAG ATTCAGTTTTCCCTGTAGATGACATCGAGGTTCGGTTCTACGAGGATGATGAGAATGGATGGCAAGCCTTTGGGGACTTCTCTCCCACAGATGTTCACAAACAG TATGCCATTGTGTTCCGGACACCTCCCTATCACAAGATGAAGATTGAGCGTCCTGTAACCGTGTTCCTGCAACTGAAACGCAAGCGTGGGGGGGATGTCTCTGACTCCAAACAGTTCACCTATTATCCTCTGGTAGAAG ACAAGGAGGAGGTGCAGCGGAAGCGGAGGAAAGCCTTGCCCACCTTCTCCCAGCCCTTTGGGGGTGGCTCCCACATGGGTGGAGGCTCTGGGGGCTCGGCTGGGGGTTatggaggagctggaggaggag GTGGCAGCCTCGgctttttcccctcctccttggcCTACAGCCCCTACCAGTCGGGCGCGGCCCCCATGGGCTGCTACccgggaggagggggtggggcccAGATGGCCGCCGAGACGCCTAGTGTGGATGCTGGGGAGGAAGCAGCAGAGCCGAGCGCGCCCCCCGGGACGCCCGAGCGCGAACAGCAAGCCCCGGAGCTGCTGCATCGAG CCCGGGAGTACAACGCACGGCTGTTCGGCCTGGCGCAGCGCAGCGCTCGAGCCTTGCTGGACTACGGCGTCACGGCGGACGCGCGCTCGCTGCTGGCGGGACAGCGCCACCTGCTGACGGCACAGGATGAGAACGGAGACAC GCCGCTGCACTTGGCCATCATCCACGGGCAGACCACCGTCATTGAGCAAATAGCTCACGTCATCTACCACGCCCCACACCTCGGCGTGGTTAATATCACCAATCATTTGCACCAG ACGCCCCTGCACCTGGCAGTGATCACAGGGCAGACGAAGGTGGTGAGCTTCCTGCTGCAGGTGGGCGCAGACCCAGCACTGCTGGATCGGCATGGAGACTCAGCAGTGCACCTGGCACTCCGGGCAGGTGCCAGCGCCCCCGACATGCTGTGCACCCTGCTGCGGAGTGGGGTTCCTGCCATGCCCCAACTGCTGCATGTGCCCGACTTCGAAG GGCTATACCCAGTCCACCTGGCAGTCCGTGCCCGAAGCCCCGAGTGCCTCGATCTGCTGGTGGAGAATGGGGCTGAAGTGGAGGCTGCAGAGCGTCAGGGGGGCCGGACAGCCCTGCATCTAGCCACAGAGATGGAGGAGCTGGGGTTGGTCACCCATCTCGTTACCAAG CTCCGGGCCAACGTGAATGCCCGAACCTTTGCGGGAAACACACCCCTACATCTGGCAGCTGGACTGGGATCCCCAACCCTCACCCGCCTCCTTCTGAAGGCTG GTGCTGACGTCCACGCAGAGAACGAGGAGCCCCTGTGCCCACTGCCTTCGCCTCCCACCTCTGGTAGTGACTCAGATTCTGAGAGCCCTGAGAGGGACACTCGAGGCAGCTTCCGGGGCCACACACCTCTTGACCTCACTCGCAGTAGCAAG GTGAAGACCTTGCTGCTAAACGCTGCTCAGGACACCATGGCGCCGCCGCTGACCCCGCCCAGCCCTGCAG GGCCAGAGATACCCCTTGAAGATACAGTCCTACAGAACCTGGAGCATTTGCTTGACGGGCCAGGAGCCCAGGGCAGCTGGGCGGAGCTGGCAGAACGGCTGGGGCTGCGCAGTCTGGTGGACACGTATCGAAGGACAGCCTCGCCCAGTGGCAGCCTCCTGCGCAGTTACCAG cTGGCTGGTGGCGACTTGGCAGGCCTGCTGAATGCCCTGTCTGACAtgggcctggaggagggggtgaggCTGCTGAAGGGTCCAGAGACCCAGGAAAAGCTGCCCAGCACAG AGGTGAAGGAGGACAGTGCCTATGGGAGCCAGTCGGTGGAACAGGAAACAGAGAAGCTGGGCCCACCCCCTGAGCCGCCAGGAGGGCTCTGCCACGGGCGCCCCCAGCCTCAGGTGCACTGA
- the NFKB2 gene encoding nuclear factor NF-kappa-B p100 subunit isoform X6 gives MDSCYDPGLDGIIEYDDFKFNPSIVEPKEPAPETADGPYLVIVEQPKQRGFRFRYGCEGPSHGGLPGASSEKGRKTYPTVKICNYEGPAKIEVDLVTHSDPPRAHAHSLVGKQCSELGVCAVSVGPKDMTAQFNNLGVLHVTKKNMMEIMIQKLQRQRLRSRPQGLTEAERRELEQEAKELKKVMDLSIVRLRFSAFLRASDGSFSLPLKPVISQPIHDSKSPGASNLKISRMDKTAGSVRGGDEVYLLCDKVQKDSVFPVDDIEVRFYEDDENGWQAFGDFSPTDVHKQYAIVFRTPPYHKMKIERPVTVFLQLKRKRGGDVSDSKQFTYYPLVEGGSLGFFPSSLAYSPYQSGAAPMGCYPGGGGGAQMAAETPSVDAGEEAAEPSAPPGTPEREQQAPELLHRAREYNARLFGLAQRSARALLDYGVTADARSLLAGQRHLLTAQDENGDTPLHLAIIHGQTTVIEQIAHVIYHAPHLGVVNITNHLHQTPLHLAVITGQTKVVSFLLQVGADPALLDRHGDSAVHLALRAGASAPDMLCTLLRSGVPAMPQLLHVPDFEGLYPVHLAVRARSPECLDLLVENGAEVEAAERQGGRTALHLATEMEELGLVTHLVTKLRANVNARTFAGNTPLHLAAGLGSPTLTRLLLKAGADVHAENEEPLCPLPSPPTSGSDSDSESPERDTRGSFRGHTPLDLTRSSKVKTLLLNAAQDTMAPPLTPPSPAGPEIPLEDTVLQNLEHLLDGPGAQGSWAELAERLGLRSLVDTYRRTASPSGSLLRSYQLAGGDLAGLLNALSDMGLEEGVRLLKGPETQEKLPSTAEVKEDSAYGSQSVEQETEKLGPPPEPPGGLCHGRPQPQVH, from the exons ATGGACAGTTGCTACGACCCA ggtctggatggcatcattgaataTGATGATTTCAAATTCAACCCGTCCATTGTGGAGCCCAAGGAGCCAGCCCCAGAGACAG ctgATGGTCCCTACCTGGTGATTGTGGAACAGCCTAAGCAG CGAGGCTTCCGATTTCGATATGGCTGTGAAGGCCCTTCCCATGGAGGACTGCCAGGTGCCTCTAGCGAGAAGGGCCGGAAGACTTATCCCACGGTCAAG ATCTGTAACTACGAGGGACCTGCCAAGATTGAGGTGGACCTGGTAACACACAGTGACCCACCTCGTGCCCATGCTCACAGTCTGGTGGGCAAACAGTGCTCGGAGCTGGGGGTCTGCGCAGTGTCTGTGGGGCCCAAGGACATGACTGCCCA ATTTAACAACCTGGGTGTCCTCCATGTGACTAAAAAGAACATGATGGAGATTATGATACAAAAACTTCAGAGGCAGCGTCTTCGCTCCAGGCCCCAGGGCCTTACGG AGGCTGAGCGTCGAGAGTTGGAGCAGGAGGCCAAGGAACTGAAGAAGGTGATGGATCTGAGCATTGTGCGACTGCGCTTTTCTGCCTTCCTTCGAGCCAGTGATGGCTCCTTCTCTCTGCCCCTGAAGCCAGTTATCTCCCAGCCCATACATGACAGCA AGTCTCCTGGAGCCTCAAACCTGAAGATTTCTCGAATGGACAAGACAGCTGGCTCTGTGCGGGGTGGAGATGAGGTTTATCTGCTCTGTGACAAGGTGCAGAAAG ATTCAGTTTTCCCTGTAGATGACATCGAGGTTCGGTTCTACGAGGATGATGAGAATGGATGGCAAGCCTTTGGGGACTTCTCTCCCACAGATGTTCACAAACAG TATGCCATTGTGTTCCGGACACCTCCCTATCACAAGATGAAGATTGAGCGTCCTGTAACCGTGTTCCTGCAACTGAAACGCAAGCGTGGGGGGGATGTCTCTGACTCCAAACAGTTCACCTATTATCCTCTGGTAGAAG GTGGCAGCCTCGgctttttcccctcctccttggcCTACAGCCCCTACCAGTCGGGCGCGGCCCCCATGGGCTGCTACccgggaggagggggtggggcccAGATGGCCGCCGAGACGCCTAGTGTGGATGCTGGGGAGGAAGCAGCAGAGCCGAGCGCGCCCCCCGGGACGCCCGAGCGCGAACAGCAAGCCCCGGAGCTGCTGCATCGAG CCCGGGAGTACAACGCACGGCTGTTCGGCCTGGCGCAGCGCAGCGCTCGAGCCTTGCTGGACTACGGCGTCACGGCGGACGCGCGCTCGCTGCTGGCGGGACAGCGCCACCTGCTGACGGCACAGGATGAGAACGGAGACAC GCCGCTGCACTTGGCCATCATCCACGGGCAGACCACCGTCATTGAGCAAATAGCTCACGTCATCTACCACGCCCCACACCTCGGCGTGGTTAATATCACCAATCATTTGCACCAG ACGCCCCTGCACCTGGCAGTGATCACAGGGCAGACGAAGGTGGTGAGCTTCCTGCTGCAGGTGGGCGCAGACCCAGCACTGCTGGATCGGCATGGAGACTCAGCAGTGCACCTGGCACTCCGGGCAGGTGCCAGCGCCCCCGACATGCTGTGCACCCTGCTGCGGAGTGGGGTTCCTGCCATGCCCCAACTGCTGCATGTGCCCGACTTCGAAG GGCTATACCCAGTCCACCTGGCAGTCCGTGCCCGAAGCCCCGAGTGCCTCGATCTGCTGGTGGAGAATGGGGCTGAAGTGGAGGCTGCAGAGCGTCAGGGGGGCCGGACAGCCCTGCATCTAGCCACAGAGATGGAGGAGCTGGGGTTGGTCACCCATCTCGTTACCAAG CTCCGGGCCAACGTGAATGCCCGAACCTTTGCGGGAAACACACCCCTACATCTGGCAGCTGGACTGGGATCCCCAACCCTCACCCGCCTCCTTCTGAAGGCTG GTGCTGACGTCCACGCAGAGAACGAGGAGCCCCTGTGCCCACTGCCTTCGCCTCCCACCTCTGGTAGTGACTCAGATTCTGAGAGCCCTGAGAGGGACACTCGAGGCAGCTTCCGGGGCCACACACCTCTTGACCTCACTCGCAGTAGCAAG GTGAAGACCTTGCTGCTAAACGCTGCTCAGGACACCATGGCGCCGCCGCTGACCCCGCCCAGCCCTGCAG GGCCAGAGATACCCCTTGAAGATACAGTCCTACAGAACCTGGAGCATTTGCTTGACGGGCCAGGAGCCCAGGGCAGCTGGGCGGAGCTGGCAGAACGGCTGGGGCTGCGCAGTCTGGTGGACACGTATCGAAGGACAGCCTCGCCCAGTGGCAGCCTCCTGCGCAGTTACCAG cTGGCTGGTGGCGACTTGGCAGGCCTGCTGAATGCCCTGTCTGACAtgggcctggaggagggggtgaggCTGCTGAAGGGTCCAGAGACCCAGGAAAAGCTGCCCAGCACAG CAGAGGTGAAGGAGGACAGTGCCTATGGGAGCCAGTCGGTGGAACAGGAAACAGAGAAGCTGGGCCCACCCCCTGAGCCGCCAGGAGGGCTCTGCCACGGGCGCCCCCAGCCTCAGGTGCACTGA
- the NFKB2 gene encoding nuclear factor NF-kappa-B p100 subunit isoform X7 has product MDSCYDPGLDGIIEYDDFKFNPSIVEPKEPAPETADGPYLVIVEQPKQRGFRFRYGCEGPSHGGLPGASSEKGRKTYPTVKICNYEGPAKIEVDLVTHSDPPRAHAHSLVGKQCSELGVCAVSVGPKDMTAQFNNLGVLHVTKKNMMEIMIQKLQRQRLRSRPQGLTEAERRELEQEAKELKKVMDLSIVRLRFSAFLRASDGSFSLPLKPVISQPIHDSKSPGASNLKISRMDKTAGSVRGGDEVYLLCDKVQKDDIEVRFYEDDENGWQAFGDFSPTDVHKQYAIVFRTPPYHKMKIERPVTVFLQLKRKRGGDVSDSKQFTYYPLVEGGSLGFFPSSLAYSPYQSGAAPMGCYPGGGGGAQMAAETPSVDAGEEAAEPSAPPGTPEREQQAPELLHRAREYNARLFGLAQRSARALLDYGVTADARSLLAGQRHLLTAQDENGDTPLHLAIIHGQTTVIEQIAHVIYHAPHLGVVNITNHLHQTPLHLAVITGQTKVVSFLLQVGADPALLDRHGDSAVHLALRAGASAPDMLCTLLRSGVPAMPQLLHVPDFEGLYPVHLAVRARSPECLDLLVENGAEVEAAERQGGRTALHLATEMEELGLVTHLVTKLRANVNARTFAGNTPLHLAAGLGSPTLTRLLLKAGADVHAENEEPLCPLPSPPTSGSDSDSESPERDTRGSFRGHTPLDLTRSSKVKTLLLNAAQDTMAPPLTPPSPAGPEIPLEDTVLQNLEHLLDGPGAQGSWAELAERLGLRSLVDTYRRTASPSGSLLRSYQLAGGDLAGLLNALSDMGLEEGVRLLKGPETQEKLPSTAEVKEDSAYGSQSVEQETEKLGPPPEPPGGLCHGRPQPQVH; this is encoded by the exons ATGGACAGTTGCTACGACCCA ggtctggatggcatcattgaataTGATGATTTCAAATTCAACCCGTCCATTGTGGAGCCCAAGGAGCCAGCCCCAGAGACAG ctgATGGTCCCTACCTGGTGATTGTGGAACAGCCTAAGCAG CGAGGCTTCCGATTTCGATATGGCTGTGAAGGCCCTTCCCATGGAGGACTGCCAGGTGCCTCTAGCGAGAAGGGCCGGAAGACTTATCCCACGGTCAAG ATCTGTAACTACGAGGGACCTGCCAAGATTGAGGTGGACCTGGTAACACACAGTGACCCACCTCGTGCCCATGCTCACAGTCTGGTGGGCAAACAGTGCTCGGAGCTGGGGGTCTGCGCAGTGTCTGTGGGGCCCAAGGACATGACTGCCCA ATTTAACAACCTGGGTGTCCTCCATGTGACTAAAAAGAACATGATGGAGATTATGATACAAAAACTTCAGAGGCAGCGTCTTCGCTCCAGGCCCCAGGGCCTTACGG AGGCTGAGCGTCGAGAGTTGGAGCAGGAGGCCAAGGAACTGAAGAAGGTGATGGATCTGAGCATTGTGCGACTGCGCTTTTCTGCCTTCCTTCGAGCCAGTGATGGCTCCTTCTCTCTGCCCCTGAAGCCAGTTATCTCCCAGCCCATACATGACAGCA AGTCTCCTGGAGCCTCAAACCTGAAGATTTCTCGAATGGACAAGACAGCTGGCTCTGTGCGGGGTGGAGATGAGGTTTATCTGCTCTGTGACAAGGTGCAGAAAG ATGACATCGAGGTTCGGTTCTACGAGGATGATGAGAATGGATGGCAAGCCTTTGGGGACTTCTCTCCCACAGATGTTCACAAACAG TATGCCATTGTGTTCCGGACACCTCCCTATCACAAGATGAAGATTGAGCGTCCTGTAACCGTGTTCCTGCAACTGAAACGCAAGCGTGGGGGGGATGTCTCTGACTCCAAACAGTTCACCTATTATCCTCTGGTAGAAG GTGGCAGCCTCGgctttttcccctcctccttggcCTACAGCCCCTACCAGTCGGGCGCGGCCCCCATGGGCTGCTACccgggaggagggggtggggcccAGATGGCCGCCGAGACGCCTAGTGTGGATGCTGGGGAGGAAGCAGCAGAGCCGAGCGCGCCCCCCGGGACGCCCGAGCGCGAACAGCAAGCCCCGGAGCTGCTGCATCGAG CCCGGGAGTACAACGCACGGCTGTTCGGCCTGGCGCAGCGCAGCGCTCGAGCCTTGCTGGACTACGGCGTCACGGCGGACGCGCGCTCGCTGCTGGCGGGACAGCGCCACCTGCTGACGGCACAGGATGAGAACGGAGACAC GCCGCTGCACTTGGCCATCATCCACGGGCAGACCACCGTCATTGAGCAAATAGCTCACGTCATCTACCACGCCCCACACCTCGGCGTGGTTAATATCACCAATCATTTGCACCAG ACGCCCCTGCACCTGGCAGTGATCACAGGGCAGACGAAGGTGGTGAGCTTCCTGCTGCAGGTGGGCGCAGACCCAGCACTGCTGGATCGGCATGGAGACTCAGCAGTGCACCTGGCACTCCGGGCAGGTGCCAGCGCCCCCGACATGCTGTGCACCCTGCTGCGGAGTGGGGTTCCTGCCATGCCCCAACTGCTGCATGTGCCCGACTTCGAAG GGCTATACCCAGTCCACCTGGCAGTCCGTGCCCGAAGCCCCGAGTGCCTCGATCTGCTGGTGGAGAATGGGGCTGAAGTGGAGGCTGCAGAGCGTCAGGGGGGCCGGACAGCCCTGCATCTAGCCACAGAGATGGAGGAGCTGGGGTTGGTCACCCATCTCGTTACCAAG CTCCGGGCCAACGTGAATGCCCGAACCTTTGCGGGAAACACACCCCTACATCTGGCAGCTGGACTGGGATCCCCAACCCTCACCCGCCTCCTTCTGAAGGCTG GTGCTGACGTCCACGCAGAGAACGAGGAGCCCCTGTGCCCACTGCCTTCGCCTCCCACCTCTGGTAGTGACTCAGATTCTGAGAGCCCTGAGAGGGACACTCGAGGCAGCTTCCGGGGCCACACACCTCTTGACCTCACTCGCAGTAGCAAG GTGAAGACCTTGCTGCTAAACGCTGCTCAGGACACCATGGCGCCGCCGCTGACCCCGCCCAGCCCTGCAG GGCCAGAGATACCCCTTGAAGATACAGTCCTACAGAACCTGGAGCATTTGCTTGACGGGCCAGGAGCCCAGGGCAGCTGGGCGGAGCTGGCAGAACGGCTGGGGCTGCGCAGTCTGGTGGACACGTATCGAAGGACAGCCTCGCCCAGTGGCAGCCTCCTGCGCAGTTACCAG cTGGCTGGTGGCGACTTGGCAGGCCTGCTGAATGCCCTGTCTGACAtgggcctggaggagggggtgaggCTGCTGAAGGGTCCAGAGACCCAGGAAAAGCTGCCCAGCACAG CAGAGGTGAAGGAGGACAGTGCCTATGGGAGCCAGTCGGTGGAACAGGAAACAGAGAAGCTGGGCCCACCCCCTGAGCCGCCAGGAGGGCTCTGCCACGGGCGCCCCCAGCCTCAGGTGCACTGA
- the NFKB2 gene encoding nuclear factor NF-kappa-B p100 subunit isoform X5, whose amino-acid sequence MASLNMMISNSTRPLWSPRSQPQRQRGFRFRYGCEGPSHGGLPGASSEKGRKTYPTVKICNYEGPAKIEVDLVTHSDPPRAHAHSLVGKQCSELGVCAVSVGPKDMTAQFNNLGVLHVTKKNMMEIMIQKLQRQRLRSRPQGLTEAERRELEQEAKELKKVMDLSIVRLRFSAFLRASDGSFSLPLKPVISQPIHDSKSPGASNLKISRMDKTAGSVRGGDEVYLLCDKVQKDSVFPVDDIEVRFYEDDENGWQAFGDFSPTDVHKQYAIVFRTPPYHKMKIERPVTVFLQLKRKRGGDVSDSKQFTYYPLVEDKEEVQRKRRKALPTFSQPFGGGSHMGGGSGGSAGGYGGAGGGGGSLGFFPSSLAYSPYQSGAAPMGCYPGGGGGAQMAAETPSVDAGEEAAEPSAPPGTPEREQQAPELLHRAREYNARLFGLAQRSARALLDYGVTADARSLLAGQRHLLTAQDENGDTPLHLAIIHGQTTVIEQIAHVIYHAPHLGVVNITNHLHQTPLHLAVITGQTKVVSFLLQVGADPALLDRHGDSAVHLALRAGASAPDMLCTLLRSGVPAMPQLLHVPDFEGLYPVHLAVRARSPECLDLLVENGAEVEAAERQGGRTALHLATEMEELGLVTHLVTKLRANVNARTFAGNTPLHLAAGLGSPTLTRLLLKAGADVHAENEEPLCPLPSPPTSGSDSDSESPERDTRGSFRGHTPLDLTRSSKVKTLLLNAAQDTMAPPLTPPSPAGPEIPLEDTVLQNLEHLLDGPGAQGSWAELAERLGLRSLVDTYRRTASPSGSLLRSYQLAGGDLAGLLNALSDMGLEEGVRLLKGPETQEKLPSTAEVKEDSAYGSQSVEQETEKLGPPPEPPGGLCHGRPQPQVH is encoded by the exons atggcatcattgaataTGATGATTTCAAATTCAACCCGTCCATTGTGGAGCCCAAGGAGCCAGCCCCAGAGACAG CGAGGCTTCCGATTTCGATATGGCTGTGAAGGCCCTTCCCATGGAGGACTGCCAGGTGCCTCTAGCGAGAAGGGCCGGAAGACTTATCCCACGGTCAAG ATCTGTAACTACGAGGGACCTGCCAAGATTGAGGTGGACCTGGTAACACACAGTGACCCACCTCGTGCCCATGCTCACAGTCTGGTGGGCAAACAGTGCTCGGAGCTGGGGGTCTGCGCAGTGTCTGTGGGGCCCAAGGACATGACTGCCCA ATTTAACAACCTGGGTGTCCTCCATGTGACTAAAAAGAACATGATGGAGATTATGATACAAAAACTTCAGAGGCAGCGTCTTCGCTCCAGGCCCCAGGGCCTTACGG AGGCTGAGCGTCGAGAGTTGGAGCAGGAGGCCAAGGAACTGAAGAAGGTGATGGATCTGAGCATTGTGCGACTGCGCTTTTCTGCCTTCCTTCGAGCCAGTGATGGCTCCTTCTCTCTGCCCCTGAAGCCAGTTATCTCCCAGCCCATACATGACAGCA AGTCTCCTGGAGCCTCAAACCTGAAGATTTCTCGAATGGACAAGACAGCTGGCTCTGTGCGGGGTGGAGATGAGGTTTATCTGCTCTGTGACAAGGTGCAGAAAG ATTCAGTTTTCCCTGTAGATGACATCGAGGTTCGGTTCTACGAGGATGATGAGAATGGATGGCAAGCCTTTGGGGACTTCTCTCCCACAGATGTTCACAAACAG TATGCCATTGTGTTCCGGACACCTCCCTATCACAAGATGAAGATTGAGCGTCCTGTAACCGTGTTCCTGCAACTGAAACGCAAGCGTGGGGGGGATGTCTCTGACTCCAAACAGTTCACCTATTATCCTCTGGTAGAAG ACAAGGAGGAGGTGCAGCGGAAGCGGAGGAAAGCCTTGCCCACCTTCTCCCAGCCCTTTGGGGGTGGCTCCCACATGGGTGGAGGCTCTGGGGGCTCGGCTGGGGGTTatggaggagctggaggaggag GTGGCAGCCTCGgctttttcccctcctccttggcCTACAGCCCCTACCAGTCGGGCGCGGCCCCCATGGGCTGCTACccgggaggagggggtggggcccAGATGGCCGCCGAGACGCCTAGTGTGGATGCTGGGGAGGAAGCAGCAGAGCCGAGCGCGCCCCCCGGGACGCCCGAGCGCGAACAGCAAGCCCCGGAGCTGCTGCATCGAG CCCGGGAGTACAACGCACGGCTGTTCGGCCTGGCGCAGCGCAGCGCTCGAGCCTTGCTGGACTACGGCGTCACGGCGGACGCGCGCTCGCTGCTGGCGGGACAGCGCCACCTGCTGACGGCACAGGATGAGAACGGAGACAC GCCGCTGCACTTGGCCATCATCCACGGGCAGACCACCGTCATTGAGCAAATAGCTCACGTCATCTACCACGCCCCACACCTCGGCGTGGTTAATATCACCAATCATTTGCACCAG ACGCCCCTGCACCTGGCAGTGATCACAGGGCAGACGAAGGTGGTGAGCTTCCTGCTGCAGGTGGGCGCAGACCCAGCACTGCTGGATCGGCATGGAGACTCAGCAGTGCACCTGGCACTCCGGGCAGGTGCCAGCGCCCCCGACATGCTGTGCACCCTGCTGCGGAGTGGGGTTCCTGCCATGCCCCAACTGCTGCATGTGCCCGACTTCGAAG GGCTATACCCAGTCCACCTGGCAGTCCGTGCCCGAAGCCCCGAGTGCCTCGATCTGCTGGTGGAGAATGGGGCTGAAGTGGAGGCTGCAGAGCGTCAGGGGGGCCGGACAGCCCTGCATCTAGCCACAGAGATGGAGGAGCTGGGGTTGGTCACCCATCTCGTTACCAAG CTCCGGGCCAACGTGAATGCCCGAACCTTTGCGGGAAACACACCCCTACATCTGGCAGCTGGACTGGGATCCCCAACCCTCACCCGCCTCCTTCTGAAGGCTG GTGCTGACGTCCACGCAGAGAACGAGGAGCCCCTGTGCCCACTGCCTTCGCCTCCCACCTCTGGTAGTGACTCAGATTCTGAGAGCCCTGAGAGGGACACTCGAGGCAGCTTCCGGGGCCACACACCTCTTGACCTCACTCGCAGTAGCAAG GTGAAGACCTTGCTGCTAAACGCTGCTCAGGACACCATGGCGCCGCCGCTGACCCCGCCCAGCCCTGCAG GGCCAGAGATACCCCTTGAAGATACAGTCCTACAGAACCTGGAGCATTTGCTTGACGGGCCAGGAGCCCAGGGCAGCTGGGCGGAGCTGGCAGAACGGCTGGGGCTGCGCAGTCTGGTGGACACGTATCGAAGGACAGCCTCGCCCAGTGGCAGCCTCCTGCGCAGTTACCAG cTGGCTGGTGGCGACTTGGCAGGCCTGCTGAATGCCCTGTCTGACAtgggcctggaggagggggtgaggCTGCTGAAGGGTCCAGAGACCCAGGAAAAGCTGCCCAGCACAG CAGAGGTGAAGGAGGACAGTGCCTATGGGAGCCAGTCGGTGGAACAGGAAACAGAGAAGCTGGGCCCACCCCCTGAGCCGCCAGGAGGGCTCTGCCACGGGCGCCCCCAGCCTCAGGTGCACTGA